A stretch of Pseudomonas sp. LS.1a DNA encodes these proteins:
- the tenA gene encoding thiaminase II, translating into MGMDIFDRLKAAATPQWNSYVDHDFVRQMGEGTLSDAAFRTYLVQDYLFLIQFARAWALAAYKSRRPADIRAAQAGLAAILDETELHLRLCARWGLTQADIEAAPEHQATVAYTRYVLDCGAAGDLLELHVALAPCVIGYAEIGRTLSERIGDLSSHPYREWIAEYAGEGYQGVATAARKHLDELAARSMTEQRFAELVGIFGQASSLEADFWQMGLDGA; encoded by the coding sequence CTGGGCATGGATATCTTCGATCGCCTCAAGGCCGCTGCCACGCCGCAGTGGAACAGTTATGTCGACCACGACTTCGTGCGCCAGATGGGCGAGGGTACGCTGAGCGATGCCGCCTTCCGCACCTACCTGGTACAGGATTACCTGTTTCTCATCCAGTTCGCCCGCGCCTGGGCGCTGGCTGCCTACAAGAGCCGTCGCCCGGCCGACATCCGCGCTGCGCAGGCCGGGCTGGCGGCGATTCTGGACGAAACCGAGCTGCACTTGCGCCTATGTGCACGCTGGGGCCTGACCCAGGCCGATATCGAGGCGGCGCCAGAACACCAGGCCACGGTTGCCTATACCCGCTACGTGCTGGACTGCGGCGCTGCGGGTGACCTGCTGGAGCTGCATGTGGCGTTGGCACCCTGCGTGATCGGCTATGCCGAGATCGGCCGAACGCTGTCCGAGCGCATTGGCGATTTGAGCAGTCACCCGTACCGTGAATGGATCGCAGAGTATGCCGGCGAGGGCTACCAGGGTGTCGCCACCGCGGCGCGCAAGCATCTGGACGAGCTGGCAGCACGGAGCATGACCGAGCAACGGTTTGCCGAACTGGTGGGGATTTTCGGCCAGGCGTCCAGCCTGGAGGCGGACTTCTGGCAGATGGGCTTGGACGGAGCCTGA
- a CDS encoding SCO family protein yields the protein MSGSWRFLLVLSLFAASIPFWPLQPQQPVAEEAATPWGADYFPNIPLLTQDGEKVHFFDDLIKDKVVAINFIFTGCSDSCPVETARLRQVQKILGDRVGKDIFLYSISIDPYNDTPATLKRYAEKFGIGPGWTLLTGEPADIEQLRRSLGLYIEGLENGRSKDHNLSLIIGNQATGRWMKASPFESPYILADRLGNSLHNWKQASAMANDYAQAPKVRPPSSGEQLFRTRCSSCHTLGNAEPGQPGIGPDLLGVTRQRDANWLTRWLKEPDQMLAQKDPLAMLLYEQYNRLAMPNMRLGDAEVSALMSYIEEETARLQTPLAEKGNP from the coding sequence ATGTCCGGCTCATGGCGTTTCCTGCTGGTGCTCTCGCTGTTCGCCGCCAGCATCCCGTTCTGGCCGCTGCAACCGCAACAACCCGTGGCCGAGGAAGCAGCAACCCCTTGGGGCGCCGACTACTTTCCCAACATCCCCCTGCTCACCCAGGACGGGGAAAAAGTGCATTTTTTCGACGACCTGATCAAGGACAAGGTGGTCGCCATCAACTTCATCTTTACCGGCTGCTCCGACTCCTGCCCAGTGGAAACCGCCCGCCTGCGCCAGGTGCAGAAAATCCTCGGTGATCGGGTCGGCAAGGACATCTTCCTCTATTCCATCAGCATCGACCCCTACAACGACACCCCCGCCACCCTCAAGCGCTACGCCGAAAAGTTCGGCATCGGCCCTGGCTGGACGCTGCTCACCGGCGAGCCGGCCGATATCGAGCAATTGCGCCGCAGCCTCGGCCTGTACATCGAAGGCCTGGAAAACGGCCGCTCCAAGGACCACAACCTGAGCCTGATCATCGGCAACCAGGCCACCGGCCGCTGGATGAAGGCCTCGCCCTTCGAAAGTCCTTACATCCTCGCCGACCGCCTGGGCAACAGCCTGCACAACTGGAAACAGGCCAGTGCCATGGCCAATGACTACGCCCAGGCGCCCAAGGTACGCCCACCCAGCAGCGGCGAGCAGCTTTTCCGTACCCGCTGTTCGTCCTGCCACACCCTTGGCAACGCCGAGCCAGGGCAACCCGGCATCGGTCCTGACCTGCTGGGCGTTACCCGCCAGCGTGACGCCAACTGGCTGACCCGCTGGCTTAAGGAACCCGACCAGATGCTGGCACAAAAAGACCCCCTGGCCATGCTTCTGTACGAACAATACAACCGCCTGGCCATGCCCAACATGCGCCTGGGCGATGCCGAAGTCAGCGCGCTGATGAGCTACATAGAGGAAGAAACCGCGCGCCTGCAGACGCCCCTGGCAGAAAAGGGAAACCCTTAA
- a CDS encoding site-specific integrase, which yields MTDIERYLRAATRDNTRRSYQAAIEHFETHWGGFLPATAESIARYLADHADQHAVSTLRQRLAALSQWHVAQGFPDPTKAPLVRQVLRGIRTLHPAPPRQAAPLLLQHLQSAVECFEEEARQAREHHDLAALRRARRDAALLLLGFWRGFRGDELARLRVEHIQAEAGVGITLFLPRSKGDREALGVQHRTPALKALCPVTAYLQWLEVAGIAHGPVFRKLDRWGNLSDAALNSNSLVGLLRRMLERAGVPAALYTGHSLRRGFATWATANGWELKSLMSYVGWKDAKSALRYIDAAQRFGELAVLPASQAQKLIP from the coding sequence ATGACCGACATCGAGCGCTACCTCCGCGCCGCCACCCGTGACAACACCCGGCGCAGCTACCAGGCCGCCATCGAGCATTTCGAAACCCACTGGGGCGGCTTTCTCCCTGCCACGGCCGAGAGCATTGCCCGCTACCTGGCCGATCACGCAGACCAGCATGCAGTCAGCACCCTGCGCCAGCGCCTGGCCGCGCTCAGCCAATGGCACGTGGCCCAAGGTTTCCCCGACCCGACCAAGGCACCGCTGGTGCGCCAGGTACTACGCGGCATCCGCACCCTGCACCCGGCACCGCCCAGGCAAGCCGCGCCGCTGTTGCTGCAGCACCTGCAAAGCGCAGTGGAATGTTTTGAAGAAGAAGCCCGCCAGGCCCGGGAACACCATGACCTGGCCGCCTTGCGCCGGGCGCGCCGCGACGCTGCCCTGTTGTTGCTGGGCTTCTGGCGCGGTTTTCGGGGTGATGAACTGGCACGCCTGCGCGTCGAGCACATCCAGGCCGAGGCCGGTGTCGGCATTACCCTGTTCCTGCCGCGCAGCAAGGGCGACCGCGAAGCCCTGGGCGTACAACACCGCACCCCGGCCCTCAAGGCCTTGTGCCCGGTCACGGCCTACCTGCAATGGCTGGAAGTCGCCGGCATCGCCCATGGGCCGGTGTTCCGCAAACTCGACCGCTGGGGCAACCTCAGCGACGCCGCGCTCAACAGCAACAGCCTGGTCGGCCTGTTGCGGCGCATGCTGGAACGCGCCGGGGTACCAGCGGCGCTGTATACCGGCCACTCGCTGCGCCGTGGCTTTGCCACCTGGGCCACGGCCAACGGCTGGGAGTTGAAGTCGCTGATGAGCTACGTGGGGTGGAAAGACGCCAAGTCGGCGTTACGTTACATCGACGCGGCGCAGCGCTTTGGCGAACTGGCCGTGCTACCGGCCAGCCAGGCGCAAAAGCTTATTCCTTAG
- a CDS encoding glycerate kinase: MKIVIAPDSFKDSLDAAGVARAIATGLGEAWPEAELVECPMADGGEGTMDAILAASHGELRRQTVRGPLGQSVEAGWGWLPQSRTAIIEMAQASGLQLVPTGLRDACRSSTWGTGELIAAALAAGAQRVVLAIGGSATNDAGSGMLRALGLRLLDADGQALEEGGLALAKLARIDASDLDPRLAEVQFEVAADVDNPLCGANGASAIFGPQKGANPQQVQALDQALGHFADHCAQLLGEDVRDYPGCGAAGGMGFAARAFMGAQFRPGVEVVAELAGLDALVQGADLVVTGEGRFDAQTLRGKTPMGVARVAKRHGVPVVVLAGTLGEGYQQLYAHGVDAAFALASGPMSLEQACANAAGLLRARACDIGRMWRCAKQI, from the coding sequence ATGAAGATCGTCATTGCCCCCGACTCGTTCAAGGACAGCCTCGACGCTGCCGGTGTCGCCCGCGCCATTGCGACGGGCCTGGGCGAGGCCTGGCCGGAGGCCGAGCTGGTCGAGTGCCCGATGGCCGACGGTGGCGAAGGCACCATGGATGCGATTCTTGCCGCCAGCCACGGCGAACTGCGTCGTCAGACCGTGCGCGGGCCACTGGGGCAAAGCGTCGAGGCCGGTTGGGGCTGGCTACCGCAAAGCCGCACGGCAATCATCGAAATGGCCCAGGCCAGTGGCCTGCAGCTGGTGCCGACTGGCCTGCGCGATGCCTGTCGCAGCAGCACCTGGGGCACCGGCGAGCTGATCGCCGCCGCCCTGGCCGCCGGCGCGCAACGGGTAGTGCTGGCCATCGGCGGCAGTGCCACCAACGACGCGGGCAGCGGCATGTTGCGGGCGCTGGGCTTGCGCCTGCTGGACGCCGACGGGCAAGCACTGGAAGAGGGCGGCCTGGCCTTGGCCAAACTGGCCCGCATCGATGCCAGCGACCTCGACCCGCGCCTGGCCGAGGTGCAATTCGAAGTTGCGGCAGACGTCGACAACCCGCTGTGTGGCGCCAATGGCGCCTCGGCGATCTTCGGCCCGCAGAAGGGCGCCAACCCGCAGCAGGTGCAGGCGCTGGACCAGGCCCTGGGTCATTTTGCCGACCATTGTGCGCAGTTGCTGGGGGAGGATGTGCGCGACTACCCTGGCTGCGGCGCTGCCGGCGGCATGGGGTTCGCGGCCCGGGCATTCATGGGCGCGCAGTTCCGTCCCGGGGTGGAAGTGGTAGCCGAACTGGCCGGCCTGGATGCCTTGGTGCAAGGCGCGGACCTGGTGGTGACCGGCGAAGGGCGCTTCGACGCCCAGACCTTGCGTGGCAAGACGCCAATGGGTGTGGCCAGGGTTGCCAAGCGCCATGGGGTGCCGGTGGTGGTGCTGGCCGGGACCTTGGGTGAGGGCTACCAGCAGCTGTATGCCCATGGGGTCGATGCCGCCTTTGCCCTGGCCAGCGGGCCGATGAGCCTGGAGCAGGCATGTGCCAATGCCGCCGGGCTGCTGCGGGCGCGAGCTTGTGATATCGGGCGCATGTGGCGTTGCGCGAAGCAGATTTGA
- a CDS encoding sugar diacid recognition domain-containing protein has translation MFELDHDLAQDIVDRAMAILPCNVNVMDSQGLILGSGEPERINTRHEGAQLVLANGRIVELDTDAAKCLKGVQPGVNLPLMLDGRLMGVLGLTGDPQQVRTYGELVRMTAEMLLAQRHLQADQQWRRQRCDDLLALLLGGSGDSPRLLDEARQLGLKPQLPRVPCLFELASGPPAETLSAWLMSRYPDSWCVSPARQSLLWCRPASVVLDEPRLLERLQRHGWEVERLALGGAAQSLEQLRRGYRRVRDLLAYGREVLPGERLLSLQRYRLPALLWRHRNDDALDELLEPLQRIRSKDSSGQLLTTLRAWCAHDGQSQACADALGIHRNSLRYRLERIAELGEVDPLRMEGMLSLYLGLQLLPAD, from the coding sequence ATGTTCGAACTCGACCATGACCTGGCACAGGATATCGTGGACCGGGCGATGGCCATTCTGCCCTGCAACGTCAATGTCATGGACAGCCAAGGTTTGATCCTCGGCAGTGGCGAACCGGAGCGCATCAATACCCGTCACGAGGGCGCGCAGCTGGTACTGGCCAACGGCCGGATCGTCGAGCTGGACACCGACGCGGCCAAATGCCTGAAGGGCGTGCAACCCGGGGTGAACCTGCCGCTGATGCTCGATGGCCGATTGATGGGCGTACTTGGCCTGACCGGTGACCCGCAGCAAGTGCGCACCTATGGCGAGCTGGTGCGCATGACCGCCGAAATGCTGCTGGCCCAGCGCCATTTGCAGGCCGACCAGCAATGGCGACGGCAGCGCTGTGACGATTTGCTGGCCCTGCTGCTGGGCGGCAGCGGCGATTCTCCCCGGTTGCTCGACGAGGCTCGGCAACTGGGCCTGAAACCCCAGTTGCCACGGGTACCGTGCCTGTTCGAGCTGGCCTCGGGGCCACCCGCCGAAACGCTGTCGGCGTGGTTGATGAGCCGCTACCCGGACAGTTGGTGTGTCAGCCCGGCCCGCCAGTCGTTGTTGTGGTGTCGCCCGGCCAGCGTGGTGCTGGACGAACCGCGCCTGCTGGAACGCCTGCAACGCCATGGCTGGGAAGTGGAACGGCTGGCCCTGGGCGGTGCCGCGCAAAGCCTGGAACAACTGCGCCGGGGTTATCGCCGGGTGCGCGACCTGTTGGCCTATGGGCGCGAGGTACTGCCCGGCGAGCGCCTGCTCAGCTTGCAGCGCTACCGGTTGCCAGCCTTGCTGTGGCGGCATCGCAACGATGATGCGCTGGATGAATTGCTGGAGCCTTTGCAGCGAATTCGCAGCAAGGACAGCAGTGGGCAGTTGCTCACCACCCTGCGCGCCTGGTGTGCCCACGATGGCCAGAGCCAGGCCTGTGCCGATGCCCTGGGCATCCACCGCAACAGCCTGCGCTACCGCCTGGAACGGATTGCCGAACTGGGCGAGGTGGACCCGCTGCGCATGGAAGGCATGCTTAGCTTGTACCTGGGGTTGCAGCTGCTGCCTGCCGACTGA
- a CDS encoding MFS transporter produces MAYSPAPDQGTDTTRNALYRRITLRLIPFIFICYLFNYLDRVNVGFAKLQMLDALKFSETVYGLGAGIFFIGYVLCGLPSNLALNRFGPRRWIALMMIAWGSLSTCLLFVTTPTEFYALRLLTGAAEAGFFPGVVLYLSRWFPAARRGRIMALFMSAIPVSGLLGGPFSGWILQHFAAGQHGLAGWQWMFLIQGLPTVALGVLAVFLLSDGYQKAAWLSPAERQLIAADLDADAASKPSTTGDSVLAVLTNPLIWTFGFVYFCIQSGVYAINFWLPSIIKNMGFDNPLLIGWLSAIPYLLAGVFMILCGRSADLRNERRWHLVVPMLMGAIGLLIAVNFASNPAIAILGLSIATMGALTGLPMFWPMPTALLSAGAAVAGLAIINSVGQMAGFLSPYLVGFIKDQTGSTDAALYSLAALIVLGSLVALRVTRAGALSTARAS; encoded by the coding sequence ATGGCATACAGCCCCGCCCCTGACCAAGGCACGGATACCACCCGCAACGCGCTGTACCGGCGCATTACCTTGCGGCTGATTCCGTTCATTTTCATCTGCTACCTGTTCAACTACCTGGACCGCGTCAACGTCGGCTTTGCCAAGCTGCAGATGCTCGACGCCCTGAAGTTCAGCGAAACGGTGTACGGCCTTGGCGCCGGCATCTTCTTCATCGGCTACGTGCTCTGCGGCCTGCCGAGCAACCTGGCGCTCAACCGCTTCGGCCCGCGGCGCTGGATCGCGTTGATGATGATCGCCTGGGGCAGCCTCTCCACCTGTCTGCTGTTCGTCACCACACCCACCGAATTCTACGCCCTGCGCCTGCTGACCGGCGCCGCCGAAGCCGGCTTTTTCCCCGGCGTGGTGCTGTACCTTTCGCGCTGGTTCCCGGCGGCCCGCCGCGGCCGCATCATGGCCCTGTTCATGTCGGCGATCCCGGTGTCGGGCCTGCTCGGCGGGCCGTTCTCCGGCTGGATCCTGCAGCACTTCGCCGCCGGCCAGCACGGCCTGGCCGGCTGGCAATGGATGTTCCTGATCCAGGGCCTGCCGACCGTTGCCTTGGGGGTACTGGCAGTGTTCCTGCTCAGTGACGGCTACCAGAAAGCCGCCTGGCTAAGCCCGGCCGAACGCCAGCTGATTGCCGCCGACCTCGACGCCGATGCCGCCAGCAAGCCGAGCACCACCGGCGACAGCGTGCTCGCCGTGTTGACCAACCCGTTGATCTGGACCTTCGGCTTTGTCTACTTCTGCATCCAGAGCGGTGTGTACGCAATCAACTTCTGGCTGCCGTCGATCATCAAGAACATGGGCTTCGACAACCCGCTGCTGATCGGCTGGCTCAGCGCCATCCCGTACCTGCTGGCCGGTGTGTTCATGATCCTCTGCGGGCGCTCGGCCGACCTGCGCAACGAGCGCCGCTGGCACCTTGTGGTACCGATGCTGATGGGCGCCATCGGTCTGCTGATCGCGGTGAATTTCGCCAGCAACCCGGCCATCGCCATCCTCGGCCTGTCGATTGCCACCATGGGCGCCCTCACCGGCCTGCCGATGTTCTGGCCGATGCCCACCGCGCTGCTCAGCGCCGGCGCAGCTGTCGCCGGCCTTGCGATCATCAACTCGGTGGGCCAGATGGCCGGCTTCCTCAGCCCGTATCTGGTCGGCTTCATCAAGGACCAGACAGGCTCGACCGATGCCGCGCTGTATTCGCTGGCGGCGTTGATCGTGCTGGGTAGCCTGGTGGCCTTGCGGGTAACCCGGGCCGGTGCGCTGAGTACTGCACGGGCCAGTTGA
- a CDS encoding FAD-dependent oxidoreductase, translating into MTQYAVARLAQLDEHRPLRVQAGSEEIILIRQGDQVHAYQGNCPHEGAPLNEGVVCGGLLVCPWHKAAFAVDEGAVCEPPALADLRRYSTWVKGDEVWVDDQPLPRTEPPRHSDARCFVVVGAGAAGSAAVATLLDHGFAGHLVWVDQERQPAYDRTSLSKFVIAGQMPPDEVPALLDADALRKGQLQRKHGKVRTLNAQKRQVTLADGQQIDYDACLLATGGKALRPDIPGVDLPGVFTLRSREDAAHLLDAAEPGQPVVIVGDGFIGLEAASALRKYGLQVHLVTRHEVPLARQLGERIGRSIRELHERKGVTFHGPTEVERIEGQGKIEAVLLANGERLQTPLVLLGTGVEPATTFIQGVLLTEDKSVQVDAEMRAADGLWAAGDIATFPLSGRPVRIEHWRLAQQHGVIAAANMLGEQRRYADVPFFWTYQHGRTYEVLGHARDWNRIEFVGEPEKGDFIALQCVDERVEAVIAKGYSDAMATLSQRLKRPLSLQEALALIG; encoded by the coding sequence ATGACCCAGTACGCCGTGGCCCGCCTGGCCCAGCTCGACGAACACCGCCCCCTGCGCGTCCAGGCCGGCAGCGAGGAGATCATCCTCATCCGCCAGGGCGACCAGGTGCACGCCTACCAGGGCAACTGCCCCCACGAAGGCGCACCACTCAATGAGGGCGTGGTCTGTGGCGGTCTGCTGGTCTGCCCCTGGCACAAGGCCGCGTTCGCCGTGGACGAGGGCGCGGTCTGCGAGCCGCCGGCGCTGGCCGACCTGCGCCGCTACAGCACCTGGGTAAAAGGCGACGAGGTCTGGGTCGACGACCAACCCCTGCCCAGAACCGAGCCGCCCCGCCACAGCGATGCCCGCTGTTTCGTGGTGGTCGGCGCCGGTGCCGCCGGCAGTGCCGCAGTCGCCACCCTGCTGGACCATGGCTTCGCCGGCCACCTGGTCTGGGTCGATCAGGAGCGTCAGCCGGCCTACGATCGTACTTCCCTCAGCAAGTTCGTGATCGCCGGGCAGATGCCGCCCGATGAAGTGCCAGCCCTGCTCGACGCCGACGCCCTGCGCAAGGGCCAACTGCAGCGCAAGCATGGCAAGGTGCGCACCCTGAACGCTCAGAAGCGCCAGGTCACCCTGGCCGACGGCCAGCAGATCGACTATGACGCCTGCCTGCTGGCCACCGGCGGCAAGGCACTGCGGCCCGATATCCCGGGAGTCGATCTGCCCGGGGTATTTACCCTGCGTTCACGGGAGGATGCCGCGCACCTGCTGGACGCTGCCGAGCCCGGCCAGCCGGTCGTGATCGTCGGCGACGGGTTCATCGGCCTGGAAGCCGCCTCTGCCTTGCGCAAGTACGGCCTGCAGGTGCACCTGGTCACTCGCCACGAAGTCCCCCTGGCCCGGCAGTTGGGTGAGCGCATCGGCCGTAGCATCCGCGAGCTGCACGAACGCAAGGGGGTCACCTTCCACGGCCCCACCGAGGTCGAACGGATCGAGGGCCAGGGCAAGATCGAAGCCGTGCTGCTGGCCAACGGTGAGCGGCTACAGACACCATTGGTGCTGTTGGGCACCGGGGTAGAACCGGCGACCACTTTCATCCAGGGCGTGCTGCTGACCGAAGACAAGTCGGTGCAAGTCGATGCCGAAATGCGCGCGGCAGATGGCCTATGGGCTGCGGGGGATATCGCCACCTTTCCGCTCAGCGGGCGCCCGGTGCGTATCGAACACTGGCGCCTGGCCCAGCAACACGGGGTGATCGCCGCCGCCAACATGCTCGGCGAGCAACGCCGCTATGCCGACGTGCCGTTCTTCTGGACCTACCAGCACGGCCGCACCTACGAAGTACTGGGTCACGCGCGGGACTGGAACCGTATCGAATTCGTCGGCGAGCCGGAAAAAGGCGACTTCATCGCTTTGCAATGCGTGGATGAGCGGGTCGAGGCGGTCATCGCCAAGGGCTATTCCGATGCCATGGCGACACTGTCACAACGCCTGAAGCGCCCGTTGAGCCTGCAAGAGGCCTTGGCGCTGATCGGTTGA
- a CDS encoding aldo/keto reductase: protein MIYRPLGHSGLQVSALTLGSMMFGEQTSTEDALRIIDKAWDQGINFIDTADVYNAGRAEEIVGEAVARHRQDWIVASKVGFGPADGLPNRSGLSRKHILNALDATLTRMDMDYLDIYYLHREDHKVPLEESVQAIGDLLRQGKIRYWGLSNFRGWRIAEACHIAERLGVPRPVVSQPLYNIVNRQAEPEQLTAAAAHGLGVVPYSPLARGVLSGKYAPGAVPDADSRAGRQDKRIMEVEWRQESLATARQIQAYAEAKGVGIVEFAIAWVLNNQLVSSAIVGPRTEEQWDTYGGALAVKITAEDEAFIDSLVTPGHASTPGFNDVAHYVTGRLARS, encoded by the coding sequence ATGATCTACCGCCCCCTCGGCCACAGTGGCCTGCAGGTTTCCGCCCTTACCCTGGGCAGCATGATGTTCGGCGAGCAGACCAGCACCGAGGACGCCCTGCGCATTATCGACAAGGCCTGGGACCAGGGCATCAACTTCATCGACACTGCTGACGTGTACAACGCCGGGCGCGCAGAGGAAATCGTCGGCGAAGCGGTGGCCCGCCATCGGCAGGACTGGATCGTGGCCAGCAAGGTCGGCTTCGGCCCGGCCGATGGCCTGCCCAACCGCAGCGGGCTGTCGCGCAAACACATCTTGAATGCCCTCGATGCCACGCTGACGCGCATGGACATGGACTACCTGGACATCTACTACCTGCACCGCGAAGACCACAAAGTGCCGCTGGAAGAGAGCGTGCAGGCCATCGGCGACCTGCTGCGCCAGGGCAAGATCCGCTACTGGGGCCTGTCCAACTTCCGTGGCTGGCGCATCGCCGAGGCCTGCCACATTGCCGAGCGGCTGGGCGTGCCGAGGCCGGTGGTGAGCCAACCGCTGTACAACATCGTCAACCGCCAGGCCGAACCGGAGCAGCTCACCGCTGCGGCTGCCCACGGCCTTGGTGTAGTGCCATACAGCCCGCTCGCGCGGGGCGTGCTCAGTGGCAAGTATGCGCCAGGTGCAGTGCCAGATGCCGATAGCCGTGCCGGGCGCCAGGACAAACGCATCATGGAGGTGGAATGGCGCCAGGAGTCGCTGGCCACCGCCCGGCAGATCCAGGCCTATGCTGAAGCCAAGGGCGTGGGTATCGTCGAGTTCGCTATCGCCTGGGTGCTGAACAACCAGCTGGTCAGTTCGGCGATTGTCGGGCCGCGTACGGAAGAACAGTGGGATACCTATGGCGGTGCGCTGGCGGTGAAGATCACGGCAGAGGATGAGGCGTTCATCGATTCATTGGTGACGCCGGGGCATGCGTCGACGCCGGGGTTCAATGATGTGGCTCATTATGTGACTGGGCGGTTGGCCCGCAGCTGA
- a CDS encoding LLM class flavin-dependent oxidoreductase — MTALSVLDLVMIGEGKTFADAIEESRQLARHVEQQQYSRYWIAEHHDMPGIGSAATSLVINEIANATRHIRVGAGGIMLPNHAPLVVAEQFGTLDTLHPGRIDLGLGRAPGTSGPTVRALRGAAPERDFSQDIAELRDYLADNGKRRVRGVPGSHDVPVWILGSSLFGADLAAKLGLPYAFASHFAPRYLLQAIAHYRANFQPSAQLAKPYVMVGMNLFAADSDAEADYLASSHRKWMLDLHVGRFGLLPKPQEGYVESLPDHERAVLEQVMACTVAGGPERVREGLRSLIEQTAADELMIDCRIHDPLSRQRSHAYAARALAELS, encoded by the coding sequence ATGACTGCACTGTCCGTACTGGACCTGGTCATGATCGGCGAAGGCAAGACCTTCGCCGACGCGATCGAAGAGTCCCGCCAACTGGCGCGCCATGTCGAGCAACAGCAATACAGCCGCTACTGGATCGCCGAACACCACGACATGCCGGGCATCGGCTCGGCCGCCACGTCACTGGTCATCAACGAAATCGCAAACGCCACCCGGCATATCCGCGTCGGCGCCGGTGGCATCATGCTGCCCAACCATGCGCCACTGGTGGTGGCCGAGCAGTTCGGCACGCTAGACACCCTGCACCCAGGCCGTATCGACCTAGGGCTGGGCCGTGCGCCAGGCACCTCAGGGCCAACCGTGCGTGCCTTGCGTGGTGCCGCACCAGAGCGTGATTTCAGCCAGGACATCGCCGAGCTGCGCGATTATCTGGCCGACAACGGCAAGCGCCGGGTGCGTGGCGTACCTGGCAGCCACGATGTGCCGGTATGGATCCTCGGCTCCAGCCTGTTCGGCGCCGACCTGGCGGCGAAACTGGGCTTGCCCTATGCCTTTGCCTCGCACTTTGCCCCGCGCTACCTGCTGCAGGCCATCGCCCATTACCGGGCCAACTTCCAGCCTTCGGCACAACTGGCCAAGCCTTACGTGATGGTGGGCATGAACCTGTTCGCCGCCGACAGCGATGCCGAGGCGGACTACCTGGCCAGCTCCCATCGCAAGTGGATGCTGGACTTGCATGTGGGGCGCTTCGGCCTGTTGCCCAAGCCACAGGAAGGTTATGTCGAGAGCCTGCCGGACCATGAGCGCGCGGTACTTGAGCAAGTCATGGCCTGCACCGTGGCCGGTGGGCCGGAGCGGGTAAGGGAAGGGTTGCGCTCGCTGATCGAGCAGACCGCCGCAGATGAACTGATGATTGACTGCCGCATCCACGACCCGCTGTCGCGGCAGCGTTCGCATGCCTATGCCGCGCGAGCCTTGGCTGAACTGAGCTAA
- a CDS encoding LysR family transcriptional regulator encodes MEPNRFGDIAAFVSAVKAGSFTAAAATLGLTRSAVGKSIARLEARMAVRLLNRTTRKLSLTDEGLVAYERWRQILDDLDEVESTMAQRRGKPTGTLRLTAPLSFGQRHVLPMLDRYLKQWPELRADIRFTDRFVDLVEEGIDVAVRIGAPKEDSQLLTRTVAWQQFVTCASPAYLDARGVPQVPGDLYGHDKIAFLAGEKTMPWRFHTEAGLHLCEDPGRLNIDSSEAMLDGARAGFGLIHLPTYITGDDLRAGTLVEVLQAYRPPADPIRIVYPSKRHLSPRVRGFIDLLVASWEPGVPWEY; translated from the coding sequence ATGGAACCCAACCGCTTCGGCGACATCGCCGCCTTCGTCAGTGCGGTGAAGGCCGGCAGTTTTACCGCCGCCGCTGCCACCCTCGGCCTGACGCGCTCGGCGGTGGGCAAGAGCATCGCCCGTCTGGAAGCGCGCATGGCCGTACGCCTGCTCAATCGCACCACGCGCAAGCTGAGCCTGACCGACGAGGGCCTGGTGGCCTACGAGCGCTGGCGGCAGATTCTGGATGACCTGGACGAAGTGGAAAGCACCATGGCCCAGCGCCGTGGCAAGCCCACCGGCACCCTGCGCCTGACAGCCCCCCTGTCATTCGGCCAGCGCCATGTGTTGCCGATGCTTGACCGCTACCTGAAGCAGTGGCCCGAGCTGCGCGCCGACATCCGCTTCACCGACCGTTTCGTCGACCTGGTCGAGGAGGGTATCGACGTTGCGGTGCGTATCGGTGCACCGAAGGAAGACTCGCAACTGTTGACCCGCACGGTGGCCTGGCAGCAGTTTGTCACCTGCGCCTCGCCCGCTTACCTGGACGCGCGCGGCGTACCGCAGGTGCCCGGCGACCTCTATGGCCACGACAAGATCGCCTTCCTGGCCGGCGAAAAGACCATGCCGTGGCGCTTCCATACCGAAGCGGGGCTGCACCTGTGCGAAGACCCTGGGCGGCTGAACATCGACAGTTCCGAGGCGATGCTCGATGGCGCGCGGGCGGGTTTCGGGCTGATTCACCTGCCTACCTACATCACCGGCGACGACTTGCGCGCCGGCACCCTGGTGGAGGTGCTGCAAGCCTATCGGCCGCCAGCGGACCCGATTCGCATCGTCTATCCAAGCAAGCGCCATCTGTCGCCACGGGTACGCGGCTTCATCGACCTGCTGGTAGCCAGCTGGGAACCGGGCGTGCCCTGGGAATACTGA